Genomic DNA from Brassica rapa cultivar Chiifu-401-42 chromosome A04, CAAS_Brap_v3.01, whole genome shotgun sequence:
TCGCTCTTGTTCCTTACTAGTCTTGTACACTCTTGTTGCCACATGATTCATTCAAGATTACATGTTAGTCTTATTGTTTTTTGGTCTTGTTCCTCGCTAGTCGTCAATCTTGTTGTGATATGCTTCATTCAAGATTCCATGTTCGTCTGATTTCTCGTTCTTGTTCCTCGCTAGTCTTCTACACTCATTTCATATGGTTCATTCAAGAATCCATGTTAGCTCCTTGTTTGCTATACAAACTCCATTAATCTCTATAGGTATAAAATTCATGTTTGTTTGTGCTCTTTGGCAAACATGTATGTAtaaaatttcttctttttttttaactaaatgtATGTGTAAAACTTAAGCTCAAATATTTCGTAATGCCACTTCCTTTCGTATAACGAAGTTTCCCCTGATGAAGATGAGAAgctctgttctttttttttgaacacagaGAAGCTCTGTTCTTATCAACATGGTATTGGTGTAACCCACTGCATCCAGATTTCAGTTACGAATCAACATTAACTAATTCTGTGACCATTTGCTCTGATAGTTCTCGCAATTTGAATagtatcttctttttttttcacatttGATCTCGTAAATAAATCTCATCTCCTCAACCTGTTTTGTCTCCCCATTTCCTTATTCTAGCCTCTAGCACTGAAGCCTGAACACATTCATGACAATCTTTAGTCCCAGATCCTTAAGACTACCGAGAAACAATAAATGGTTCTCACCTCTCTCTCCCAGTTGATTAATCTTATAGATTACCAAGAGCAGAACAGAGGTTTGCACAACCGTTCCAGTTAGCATTCATGTCCATATCTTGCGTATTTATCATAACTGCTCAAAACTTATTGTGTGTCTGTCGGGGTAAAAAATTCAAGATTATGCTTACTTTTACTCCAAGTTCCACCTTGTAACCTAGGACGAGACCGATAGGTATGCCACATAGATAGTAACACCCAACGTTCACATATGCTATGTGTGCCAAAGGATATATTATGTTATTGGGCTTATCATGAGCCTAAACCTATATGCCATTAGGAAGGCCGTACATTGAAGAAAGcaataatatgtatatttttggtCATCTGATGAAGACAATAATTCATAGGTACCATACTCATGAACTTCTTACCATATAAGTTATATCATACATGTATGTACTAATGTACATATTATAACACGAGATATGCTAACAAAATATAGTATATACGAGCTCCATCATCATCAATCAGTCATCACAGATTTTACGCAGGGATTTGTCCTAGAAGCATGTTTAATATGTAATAAGTGTTTGAGCAGAGACATAAGGCAGACCATGAGCCTTCAtatgaatcatatatataacGTATATatgtgagtatatatatattatatataaaacatcatgGCATGTACAACTTGTTGCCGCACTTGCACCTCCAAGCTTCAGGGTAGTATTCGGCGGTGACAGGCGTGCCCGGAGGTACCGGGACGTGCACAGGCTTGCACGGCGTGCATCTTCCACACTTGGACAAGCACCGTGGCGGAGATGACCCCAGTCCCCTCAAAACCCTTCGCTCCCCCGCTGCGTTGCTCCGGTCAccaatcttcttcatcttctttatcATTACCAGTGTACTCTTGCCCTCCTCCTGAATGATACGGTTGTTtaatcaataataaattattatttttttctgccAACTAAACTTTTAAGTTGATATATCTTTAAAACAATTCATCATGCTGCAATCATTATAAGACAGCGAGTGAATGGTGTCTTTAATTGCATTGTGTAACTTTAGTAACAACAAAAAGACCTAGTGAACTGTGTTAGTCAAGTAtgaattttagcaaaaaatatGAACGATTGTGCTAAAATGCGCACTTTAGGTAAGAGAGTTTTTAAGACAGGGCTAGGGGGTGTGAGACAAGAACCGGAAATACCGCTCCGCAGAAAGCGCTACGCACATTACCAAAAAGGGCAGAGCGATTGGGAAGTTCCAAGAGGCTTGTCATACGTTAACGTGCGCCGTGGGGCGAGAAAACTGATAATATTACCAGTTTACCACTCGATTGAGATCGAAACACAGAAAAAGCCAAGGCATGGACCCACAAGTGGTGAACGGACCAAAGTCGAGTACTGTCCTTGTCTTCGTGTGCTGAAGCGAATCGGACGGCCCAGTCAGTCTCGACATGCCGTCACAGTCCCCGACTGTTCATGCGTATTTTAGCCACATCCCCTTTTGTTTGTGTAGTCCTTTTAGAGATCCCACAGTATAAGCTTATTTACAATGTTTTAATGATGAATCAACATCAATCTTGTCCTCCAAAGATACTTGAATCAGGAGAATTGATGGGCACTACTAAGCTTTTTTGGGCTTTGTGTGGTTATGCTTATTAGGTATATAAAACACTGGGTAGTCCAGCCTAATTCCTAGTTAATTATTGactcaaaaataaaagttagtttttacttacaaaaagaaaatatgataGTTTTTACTGCTTAGAATATGGACCACGCTAGGTAAGAAGAAGAGGATAAAAAGATTACGAACCTGAGCATAGAATTGCCCTAGTTTTCCAGATTTTGAGTTCCTAATATCTGCATTTTTACAACaatttaacttttataaatGGTACGGTAATGATTTATTCTGACGTACGAACCAAATATTGAAAGATATTTATGTTTGAGAAAGATAATAACGAaagattttgtaaaaataaagtGATCAGTGTTAACGGAAAAGGAAGAGGGCTTACATGGAGAGGAAAGTGAAGAGGGAGTAATGAATGTAGTAAGCGCACAGAGGACAACGCAGAGTAGGAATATATAAAAGACACTGAACTTGGCTCTCGAATTTTCTGATGATGGTAATGATGACGGTCTCTCTAATCCCATGATTACGAAAATTTATGAAAACCCCACCTGAGAAGCAGATATATTACTTATGACTCTTCCAGGATAGTTTCATGCAAAAACTTGGTGGGTTTATAAAATGGAAATCAATAAACGATTATACAAAAAGATCTATTAATGTATTTTGGTTTCTTGTGATTTGAGTTTTCTGAAAAACGAGAGGGAGTAGTGGAGTGGTTGAGAAGGAGAAGAACAAAATGAGTCGATTATGAGCGAACAAGGAGGGTTTAACTTCAAAATGTGCAATTAAATTtggaaaatttaatataataggatagtaaaataatagagaaaaagaagagaaagagtgTAGAAAGAGAGAAGTAATTAAGAAAGGTACCTAAGCATTGCTAAGTTTGGGAGTTAGATTCTCCTGCACCCTATTTTTTCTGTCATTGTACCCTTTCCTTTCTCCAGAATTTGCTTTTAGCAATCTTCCAAGCTATTtgtttatctattatatttgtatatattatgttttttaaagttttttatattatattcatGTGTCTGTAGACATTTGTGCTGTGTGTCACATCAATTTAATAAGATATGATTTCACGTGACCAGTAGTAATACTATATAATCTTTCATTATATTGTTCTGAGGGTTTAATAGAAAATTAGAGATACGATCTGGGTTAGGGTTTTAGATAGTTTGTTGTAAAGTTATAgtaatttgattgtttattaGTAATCGTTGATCATAAGTTCATAATTGAGACAGAGAGAGGAAACTGATCTGAAGAGGAGAAGGAAAAGGCAGGGCCGCAGGATGAAAGATGAGAGAGATTCGAAAGGCAAGGAGGTATGGACAAAACATCCCAGCAAATGTGTAAGAAGGGTTCCATGTTCATTCCTCATTTACAGATTTATATCTATAGTTTTATCAATATTATTTACTCTTATCAATTCACACAAAAAATATGTACTAAggattcttaaaatatatagcAGAAAcggaaaaataatattcaccTAAACGGCAAACCAAATTGTAGTATATAGAACTTTAAGATTGAAGATTAGACATATACGCTATAGTTCAAACTCTAATGCGTACTCCATTCGTATACAAatgatgttttagattttttaactTGTATACAAAAAACTGATGTATACAAAAAACTGATGTTCTagttttaattaatgcattttattaatatgaataGTAGAATTTTATtgggaaacaaatatataagactaacaaaacttataaattaaaatatatatatttaatttttattagcgTAAATCCTAAAACATCAATGTTTTAAATCTAGAGAGTATTAAAATTGTGCACTAACGGGTTAGCGATAACAACTATTTTTCTTAGTGAGATAATTAATATTAGTTGACAAAAGATATAGTAATCAAAAAGATGAATATTTAACAATGAACATGAGTGAAAcaactttctaaaaatttaataggtttgaatcaaatatatttatgaCTTGTCTTTTGACTTTTATGGTATAATACGCTTGACAATACTTGTTACCTGCAATATAGTGAATACATATACATTCATGCAATCATcgcaatacaaaaaaaaaaccccctttatcaaacaaaaaaaaacaaagcataAATATTCATGGAGAGCTTAGAacggtatatatatatatatataacctctTGTGTCAGAAAAAGAACGGTGTGACCTCTAcgatgttttttatttattttttgttacctAACTAATGATAATAAAGGAGCATTAGTATGATCCCATGATACAATCTCACCGACAACTCCTAGTTTCCTACCATGCATTGACAACCTATAGTTGTATCCTTTAACGTACCGTAGTTCATGTAGTTTTGTAACTCAACACCAACTTTTATGAAGGTCAATCGTTAAATTTAATTggtaatattaattttaggattagtcaaaaataataatattaattttagggTTTGTAGAATAATCCTTAGTACAAGCGAATGGCCGTTAGAAGTTTCCAACCACAATCACGGAGTACTGTGAAATGATTTATCTGCCTtttgtttctatattttatattatttaacacttgtttgtttgtttgttttttgagaaatatttgtttgttaaaatTGTTAATTTAAAAGATGAATTACTGAGACAGCTACTGCGAGAGATAAAATTCACCAAATATCCATGTAATATCTGCACATGGATGTGATAATTTATCACACAGAAAGACATCTATATTTCTAGCGTGAGTCAAACGCtttatatgaaataattttatattttgtgatgttttttagaacaaaaaatttaaacacagAATATAATTGTAATCAAAAGAGAGAACCTGAAGATCATCAATACTTTTCATTGCAGACCTCAATGCAGTTGTAGGAGACGTCCCATACGAAAGGATGGTAACTCGTACGATGCATGTTCAAGGCTAAGAGATATTGTAAAATAAAGATCACAGGTTATGAAGTTAATCAAAAATTCCATTTTGGGGATTATAATCAGcccttaaataaattttaggaACAAAGACGTATAATTTAGTATTCAATTTTTGATAACCATTTAGTATGTTGTATGTGAAACATTTCGATGCGACTGCATATTTTGACAATTGATCCATGCATATTTGTAAGGCTACATTACGATATTATGGATTCAAATATAATAAAGTATTGGAACACAATTTTCAAAAGATCCCGTTGAATTTCCTGTAATTACATGTTTGATTATGGTGTTCtgtttgaagatgaagtatagctgactttttttttactaaataaatataGCTAAATAATGAAGAATTGAATGTTCATGCTAGCGCAAATTCCCTCGCTAGAATCTGCTATTTGAGCTGTCTAAACGTTAAACTCCGTTTTTGAAAATGGAATTGGTATCAAAAGTTATTATCTGATTATAAATTAtccgttgacaaaaaaatagaatacaaAATTATCCGTAGTCTCGAGAAAATATTGAAACGAGATCAAATGTTGTTCTGCTTGTGGCATAGGTTTTGTTTATAGAgaaaacttatatataattatttagtttgaatgattttatattcaaataattggTTGAATAGTTTGAATATGAATAACTTTTTTGACATATAATATGAATCACTTTACTTGCTATAAgtaaatttatcattttgtaaACTAATTTAGGTCACCATTCAATATTATAACTCCACTAATTTTTAGATTATGATTATATCTAAATTATATTCTAAGATGTATATTAGTACTGTCCCGCGTGCCGTGTGACAAATTTGAGTTTAAAtacgaaaaatatatattttcaagccaatatttttttccaaatgGAAACTCATAAATCCTCACACAGAAACAGAAAAAAGAACATCTAAGAACTAAATTCCtgttcaaaaaatttcaaaaatggAAACAAAAGAGAATGGACGAAAATTTGCCACCCGTATTTCGAACATAAGAAAACAACACATGGAAAgccagtttacaaaaaaaaaaaaaaacaacacatgAGCTGATACTGTGGCGAGAGACTATTGCTTACGAtaatttttatatctattatGGTTGAATTTTCCTAACAATCAATCAACCGCAACAGTCGACGAGGAGAGAATACGAAAATATATTCGTGTATAGGAAAATATCGATATGGTCACATGCCAAGGTAATCTCTATCCCTGAGACCCTGACACACCacttatcaattatttttataatgagGGTTAATACAAACATGATCTGACACACTATACTTTTCTCAATTTACCATGTTATTGTTATTGAAATTTCATTTGGTTTCTTGATTGAGACAGATGGGACTTGCATTGTTTCCTATCTATTATGCATGACTCAAAGATGTCAAGAATCATGCATAAAATTTAACTATTTTCTTAGGATCTCCATTCACTCCAATCAAATGATGTACGCGTCAGCATTCGTTCAATaacatatgaaaattttgtacATTGGTAAATGGTAGGTGGTGTCTTCGATCTCAAATCGTAGGCATTTGCAAGGTTGCATGCATAGCATACCTTAACAACTTTATTTCCCCGATCTTCTTCACAAAATACGATAAAATTTTGTCATAGTAAATGAGGTTATATCATCgtcaacctttttttttgtccccATGTTCTCTTTAAAATTGATGTTCAATGTTCTGTTATATTATCGTATAATAAATTTACTTTAATAGAATCTAATTTTAGGATGAATTATACTCCCatataagttttatttatttattttgccatatattcttttatttatccAAAGTAAACCAAAAATTCTCCAAAATAATGATCCTTTATCCagcataataaaataaatttgctAGATTTCACCATAACTCTATTTATATTTCATCACCAACACAATTAATGTAAGTTATGAACATCTTGATAGTAGATAACCTTTTTGCTAAAGTATATCGTAGGAATCCTTGAGAAGATCTCGTATGAGAGTTCTCTTCTCACgccatacatatataattacaaaaatgtaagaACAAAAGAAAGAGTACTGATACAACAGGTCCGAGGAGAGAAAAAGTGAAGATGGAGTATGGCAGATGGAGGAAAGCCAAAAgttgaaaagagagagagacaagagATGCACGAGTGTGTTGAATTCATGCCTTGTGTGTTTTCAGTATTTGGACCACCTagctcatcttttttttttaagctcctctgcttcttcttcgttaTCAAGATACAATTCAAAGTAAATACTAACTACTATCAGATAAGTAGAGTCTAGTATTGACACATAcaagaaaagaagaagcatATATAAAGAGCTAGTACGATTTACAAATCTCCTTTACTTGAATGTACTCCCtttgtttcaaattataattAGTTTTGGCTACAAACACAATTTTTAAAGTAACCAttctttaatatttaattaaaaagaatgaccaataataaattatacttaagaGCTTTTAAGTTTTTAGTTAAATACTGCTTAGCCTGTTAACTTTTTGCATTGAAATTTGGAAACAATTTACATtgtgaaacaagaaaaaaactctaaaactatttatatattaaaacagatgGAGTATTATAGATAGTCGTATTCAACCATATGAATGAGTTACTGCTTGTGTTCCAAGAAATTGAGGATGAATTCGTAGAAAAGGTATAAATGCGTTTTTTATTATAACGAAAATGGTATAAATGCGTTTAACACAAAAGTATCATCCTATATATATGGTTTAAGATGTTATAAATGCTTTGTATCATAAAGAAGAGATATAGTTAGATGTTACACCGTAAATTTTGTTCATAAAAATGTTCAAGTGATTTGGTTAATTTCGGCTCCTACATGATTTTGGAAACAAACGTGGAGATTATTACACGACAAGTGAAGTCATGATGGTAAAGCAGGAACTCTCGCTTTGCTTTGACAAGGATAGTTAGATATGTCGCTCCCTCAGACCGAACCAACCATTTATGTCACGTGGCGTATCATTTTTTAGCTACTAAAGGGCCGAATATGgcccaaaataatataaatgggCCTTAAAACGAGACTCGTTAAGTTGTATTTACACGTTCGAAGAAAGGAACAAAGATGAGAGGGAAGATTCCTGAGGGGGGGTTTCTCTTGGATTCCTAGGACTTTTTCAAAAGATTAAAGTTTCTTAAGATTGGAGATTCAGTGATTAGATTTTAGGTTTATCTTTCTCAATGTTTAACAAAAACATTTCTGGAGATTCAGCTATTTAAAAAGTTTTGTAGGTaaggaaattaatatttaataaatgatAATTTGCTTTGTAACTCTTTTCACATTCAAGATTAAGCCTATGGTTAATACAATCTTGATAGTCTTCACACATTTTAGTTTCACTTTGCACTTAGAAACCCTTAAACGATGTGTTCAATGATtgccaaaaccgaaaataaaCTTTGTTTTTTGGGTTTAGAAAGAAGGATTGCTTTGATCATTATTGGATTATGTTCATTCACCTGAAAACAAGTCTCTGCAGAGCTCTCCATAGAATCTGGAGACAAGTTCAATGAAGACAGGGCTCTTAAGATTCTTCCAACAGAAGAGAAGCTCCTCTATGTCCATTAAGTCATCCATTTTCCCTTCTTCAGTCAGATGAGTAAGATAGTTTTCAAAGCTTCTGCAAGCATCTTCCACAGCATTGTCTTCGAATGTATCTCTTGAGTTCAGTGATTTCTTGGTCCATGACGCAGAAACAGGTGTCGTGATGGGTGAAGTGAACAGCTTCTTGGCTGCTGCTGGCGTAAGAGGCGAATGTGTAAACTTCGAAAAATCATCATCCTTCACCCTAACTGCAATTCCAAATGGAGAACAAACAGATAAATTAAAAAAGCTTGTAAGACATTTTTGTTTCGAACATTGTAGAGAAGTTTTCTTACAAGGTTTGGTCTGGCTTATCTTCTGGTCTTTGTTTTTGCTGAGAAAATAGAGACAAGATAGCAAAGAGGAAGAATGGATTGGCTTCTTGGGATGATGTTGATGTCTAGGTTTGACATTGCCATGACGAGCACGACGAAGAGGTCTAATGAAGACAGGTCTCTTAACTCTGAAGCGGAAGAGAGAGACGAATCTGTTGCATGATTCTGAAAGCTTTGATCTGAAGTTAACCAAAGTTGCTTTCGCTCTCATTGTGTTGAAGCTTTTCGTTGTTGTTTTGGTGTGGTACTCTTTGGactttctgttttgttttggtgTGTATAAGGTTAGTGAGAGGAAGGCTTGTGTTGCATGGGGTTCACGTCTTTGGGTgtcaaagtcatgatggtggaGTCCCATGAAGTTTAAAACGGTGGagaataaatgttttttatattgGAGGTGTGGTGGCTCTTGCTTATGATTAAAATCCAAGATGATGAAATTGGTTTTGGCTTTGTATAATTGATAAGGTCCTTGGTTGATTGGTGGGTCAATGCAACCGGATATATTGAACATAAACCGGTCTCATCATATCTAGTGATAATGAATTTGATGTAAAGATTACTTGCCTTTTtagatgtttctttttttaggTCTGTTCACTTCTTATGTAAGCTCTATTTCCAAATTGTTGAAATATGAATGATAACTTGATTTTAACTTGAAAGTCATTGCTTCTGATGTAaataatctttgtttttttttgttgatctaTACATGTGATATTTTGACAAAGAAAGCAAAGAGAATTGCTATTAAAGATAGATATAAAACTCCTAAATCTTTCTTAGTAGCATACATGATACATCTTAATTCTATAAGTATAAGAAATAAGGACTTCAAATAAAATGCAAAACGGTTATGTAAGTTTGCCAGATTTATCAATGAGTCTATAAAACTGATATTTTAGGTGCcaaaagatattatatatttagaggGCATCAGTTTCAGTAAACTAAAGATGATGTAGTGGTAAATACTATTACATCTGATTTAGAGATCCAGAGTTTGAACTTGAAAATAGcttaattttttcttcttttggaaCAATTCATAGATATTGGTTTGTTAACAACAATCACCACCATGATATCAAGGCTGATTTAGTTCCCGTTTCAGATCAATAGCTCTCACTGGTCACATGTGCATGTTTAAAGTAAGGACTAAGGATTATGGATACTGTTTTGATTTGGATAATCATCTTTCTTTGTTGaagaaataattaacaaaaaattgttGATTTGGAAAGGGAATGTAAGGAGAAAACGGGTGTAATGTTTGGTGTTAGTGGACACTTTGGACCAATATTTTCTTAGTTTTCATCATTATGATTCAAAAGCTGTCCCATTTACTTATTTAcagattttaaataaaaatgcaaatTATTGATTAACACTGGTATCATCATTTTGCATATCTGTATCAgcttaatatatttatacaaagtttaataaataaatactaaattaagaaaagaaacaaatatcaTCTTTTAGGATCTGGAAGATATTGTTGCCGATGAAGAATATCTCCAAAGAGAAGGAGACCATATAATGGTGAACCCCAAAAAACAAATGATTCAAAAATTCCTGATTTTGCTAGCTTTCTACCCCTTTGTTGCCGATGAAGAATATCTTCAGAGAGAAGGAAACCATTTATATATTGTtaatcaataaatatataaaattctcaTAAAGTTatcagacttttttttttatcagactTCATTTGAATTACATCAAAATCCATTAattgtattttcataattttcacTATTTCGCTAACTAAACAACCGCTTGATGAACATTTCTcattctattatataataaaagtttcattttttttaataaaaacataagtTTCCATTTTCAGTAAAAATTATAGTCATCCAGTTTAAAAAATCCTCCCAGAATCAAATTTTCGCATTAgtttattgaaaattttaaataatcctAAATGAACTAAAGCGTGTGTAAATGTGAcgactcaaaaaaaaaaaaaagtaatgtcTCAAGTAGTTCATGCTGATGGTGATAATGATGATACAAACAAAAGTCATTCTTTAAGCTTTTTCTGAAATGGGGTCCTAATTTTCCAGTCTTATCTACCTATTATCTGTCACATAGAGCtgcttcttctgcttctctTCATAGTTTCTCTATATAAGAGTACATCAGAAAATCTGGTGAATAGTGAGAAATAAGATGGGGAAATACAAGTTCAAAATTTCAGATATGATCTCAAATCCATGGTTTCACAAGCTCAAAGACATGACTAAGCAGTCTAAACCCAAAAGCAAACctatttcttcttcatcttcctcacaCACTCATAACAAGAAGAGCCCCTCTTATGCTCCTCCTCGGCAGTCTTCAACCTCTCATTTTTCCATCAGCTTAGTAGCTAAAAGTCCTCACCATAACTCACCAAGAAACTCTCTTCACAGAAAAAGGATGAGTGAAAGAAAGACACTTCACAAGCCATCTCTTAAACCAATCACTCCTTTAGGTTTTAACAATAGCAAGATCAACGGTCAAGATTCATCTCACTGTGCGCTTCCAGCTCTTGAAAAGTCCCCACAGTCTTTTGAGTATAGTTTCTACGAAAAGGAGGATGATGGATTCGTTGATCCTTCCAACTTCAAGGTGGACACAAAGAACAAAGCTTTCACCAAGTACAAGACCAAAGAGTCTAGCTCCATGGAGAAAGCTTGTCCTGCAAGTAACCTAACCAAGACACCACTAAAAAGCCATCTTTCTGTGAAGATTAATAAAgggaaacaagaagaagatgatgaagcatGCAGAGCAGAGAAGAAATACAAAAAGCAAGTTTCTAGTGGAAGAAACTCTTCTGCAGGGATAAACCTAAGAAGAGTAAACTCACCCAGGATTCAACTCTCAGGCACGCGTAGAAGCACGTCGAGATCAGAGAGCAGACAACTTGTTCTTGAAAGTTACGCGGTGATGAAGCGTTCCGTTGATCCAAAGAAAGATTTCAGAGAATCAATGGTGGAGATGATAGAAGAGAACAACATCAGAGCTTCAAAAGACTTGGAGGATCTTCTTGCTTGTTACCTTTCCTTGAATGCAAAGGAGTATCATGATTTTATCATCCAAGTTTTCGAGCAAATATGGCGTCAACTTACAAAACAATGTGAAAAAACCCACTTAATGTAATGTTAACATTAGTATTAGTACCATTCTGTCTTGTGAACcagttttatgtttttgttttctttatttgtttttaataaaagtagATATCATATTGTCGTTTCAATTCGAAAATGATCACTAAGTGAG
This window encodes:
- the LOC103865034 gene encoding EPIDERMAL PATTERNING FACTOR-like protein 6; this encodes MGLERPSSLPSSENSRAKFSVFYIFLLCVVLCALTTFITPSSLSSPYIRNSKSGKLGQFYAQEEGKSTLVMIKKMKKIGDRSNAAGERRVLRGLGSSPPRCLSKCGRCTPCKPVHVPVPPGTPVTAEYYPEAWRCKCGNKLYMP
- the LOC103865035 gene encoding transcription repressor OFP17, with the translated sequence MFNISGCIDPPINQGPYQLYKAKTNFIILDFNHKQEPPHLQYKKHLFSTVLNFMGLHHHDFDTQRREPHATQAFLSLTLYTPKQNRKSKEYHTKTTTKSFNTMRAKATLVNFRSKLSESCNRFVSLFRFRVKRPVFIRPLRRARHGNVKPRHQHHPKKPIHSSSLLSCLYFLSKNKDQKISQTKPCKKTSLQCSKQKCLTSFFNLSVCSPFGIAVRVKDDDFSKFTHSPLTPAAAKKLFTSPITTPVSASWTKKSLNSRDTFEDNAVEDACRSFENYLTHLTEEGKMDDLMDIEELLFCWKNLKSPVFIELVSRFYGELCRDLFSGE
- the LOC103865036 gene encoding transcription repressor OFP2 — translated: MGKYKFKISDMISNPWFHKLKDMTKQSKPKSKPISSSSSSHTHNKKSPSYAPPRQSSTSHFSISLVAKSPHHNSPRNSLHRKRMSERKTLHKPSLKPITPLGFNNSKINGQDSSHCALPALEKSPQSFEYSFYEKEDDGFVDPSNFKVDTKNKAFTKYKTKESSSMEKACPASNLTKTPLKSHLSVKINKGKQEEDDEACRAEKKYKKQVSSGRNSSAGINLRRVNSPRIQLSGTRRSTSRSESRQLVLESYAVMKRSVDPKKDFRESMVEMIEENNIRASKDLEDLLACYLSLNAKEYHDFIIQVFEQIWRQLTKQCEKTHLM